From a single Deltaproteobacteria bacterium genomic region:
- a CDS encoding acyl carrier protein → MTRDELRAHVLAALSGIAPEADPASLRGSVALRDQLDLDSMDFLNFLIAVHQRTGVEIPEADYGKLSTLDQLVAYLSRKTGTK, encoded by the coding sequence GTGACGCGCGACGAGCTCCGCGCGCACGTGCTCGCCGCGCTGTCCGGCATCGCGCCCGAAGCCGACCCCGCCTCGCTGCGCGGCAGCGTGGCACTGCGCGACCAGCTCGATCTGGACTCGATGGACTTCCTGAACTTCCTGATCGCCGTCCACCAGCGCACCGGGGTCGAAATCCCGGAAGCCGACTACGGCAAGCTCTCGACGCTCGACCAGCTCGTCGCGTACCTCTCGCGGAAGACCGGAACGAAGTGA